The following coding sequences are from one Triticum dicoccoides isolate Atlit2015 ecotype Zavitan chromosome 4A, WEW_v2.0, whole genome shotgun sequence window:
- the LOC119285969 gene encoding probable CCR4-associated factor 1 homolog 11 — MSPVWASWPVPVRSVWASNFKHESANLCHVARRAQYVAVDVHYPGVVHHPGKDHNALTVEERYALVKANVDDLKPLQVGVALYDSHGGYIAAWEFNLRDFRPHADPRDENSLAYLAGRGLDVGALRDHGVSADMLSKKLFESGLVGARRGRSRSWITYAGAYHVAYLLKVVTGGAALPRDVAGFNGAVRRYLGDQVYDVVRMAADCPAMPIGLEHIADYLGFHPPLGSPRLAAAASVHALQVFMRLKYVELGGDVRKYRGLLKGLH, encoded by the coding sequence ATGTCGCCGGTATGGGCATCGTGGCCAGTCCCTGTgcgctccgtgtgggcatccaactTCAAGCATGAATCGGCCAACCTCTGCCACGTCGCCAGGAGAGCCCAGTACGTCGCCGTCGACGTGCACTACCCGGGCGTCGTCCACCACCCCGGCAAGGACCACAACGCCCTCACCGTGGAGGAGCGCTACGCCCTCGTGAAGGCCAATGTCGACGACCTGAAGCCGCTGCAGGTGGGCGTCGCGCTCTACGACAGCCACGGCGGGTACATCGCCGCCTGGGAGTTCAACCTCCGCGACTTCCGCCCCCATGCCGACCCGCGCGACGAGAACTCCCTCGCGTACCTCGCCGGCCGCGGCCTCGACGTCGGCGCGCTCCGCGACCACGGCGTCAGCGCCGACATGCTAAGCAAGAAGCTGTTTGAATCCGGCCTGGTCGGCGCTCGGCGTGGGCGATCGCGGAGTTGGATCACCTACGCCGGGGCCTACCACGTCGCGTACCTGCTCAAGGTCGTCACCGGCGGGGCCGCCCTGCCGCGAGACGTGGCCGGGTTCAACGGCGCCGTGCGGCGTTACCTCGGCGACCAGGTCTATGATGTCGTCAGGATGGCGGCCGACTGCCCGGCCATGCCGATCGGGCTGGAGCACATCGCCGATTACCTCGGCTTCCATCCGCCGCTGGGGAGCCCTCGCCTCGCAGCTGCTGCCAGCGTGCACGCGCTGCAGGTCTTCATGCGGCTGAAGTACGTAGAGCTCGGCGGCGACGTGCGAAAATACCGGGGTCTTCTTAAAGGCCTGCACTAG
- the LOC119286704 gene encoding probable U3 small nucleolar RNA-associated protein 7: MGIATEEDPKEMKNHQNSVDEMEMKVVRFSRGKAANLSALRDKKLKGQLTGKEKLIGISAKAAAQAEKWFLPIEGGYLEPEGLEKTYRYTQEQIRGDVDISSKRKPFDMILPELGPYTLEYTSNGRYMIVGGRKGHIGMMDMLSMNLIKEFQVRETVRDVAFLHNEQLFAVAQKKYPYIYNHHGTEIHCLKEHGKALKLQFLDKHFLLASINSFGQLHYQDMSTGEMIANHRTGLGHTDVMRVNPYNAVIGLGHADGKVTMWKPTSVKPLVTMLCHNGHVTAVAFERGGHLMATAGLDKKIKIWDLRKYEVVHTHAARAESLDFSQKGLLAASDGSLVEIYRDAGGHDYKVYLKHRMVKGYQVGKVLFRPYEDICSIGHSTGFSSILVPGSGEANFDTFVENPVETAKQRREREVHALLNKLQPETVMLNPNMIGNVRQPKKKEKKTKKEVEEEIEDAVEAAKSTKVKNKTKGRSKPSKRAKKKEEEVLRAKRPLLDQYNEIGGHPDKKQRVGDKAELPKALQRFAKNKQS; this comes from the exons ATGGGGATCGCTACCGAGGAAGATCCCAAAGAGATGAAGAACCACCAAAACTCCGTGGATGAAATGGAGATGAAGGTGGTCAGGTTTTCGCGGGGGAAGGCTGCTAACTTGTCG GCTCTGCGTGATAAGAAATTGAAAGGGCAGCTCACTGGAAAAGAGAAGCTAATCGGAATATCTGCCAAAGCTGCTGCGCAGGCTGAAAAG TGGTTTTTACCTATCGAGGGGGGGTACTTGGAGCCTGAAGGTTTGGAGAAGACATATAGATATACGCAGGAACAGATTCGTGGTGATGTCGACATTTCGAGTAAAAGAAAACCATTTGATATGATCTTACCTG AACTtggtccttatactctagaatacaCCTCAAATGGTCGGTACATGATCGTAGGTGGGAGAAAAGGTCATATTGGTATGATGGATATGTTGAGTATGAATCTCATCAAGGAGTTTCAG GTGAGGGAAACTGTGCGCGATGTGGCATTCTTACACAATGAGCAACTCTTTGCAGTCGCCCAGAAGAA GTACCCCTACATATACAATCATCATGGCACAGAAATTCACTGTTTGAAG GAACATGGCAAAGCGCTGAAACTTCAGTTTCTGGATAAACACTTCCTCTTGGCATCGATAAACAGCTTTGGGCAGCTCCACTACCAAGATATGAGCACCGGCGAGATGATTGCAAATCACAGGACAGGTCTTGGGCATACAGATGTTATGCGGGTAAATCCGTACAACGCTGTCATCGGCCTTGGGCATGCTGATGGCAAAGTTACCATGTGGAAGCCAACCAGCGTGAAGCCACTTGTCACAATGCTGTGCCATAATGGCCATGTGACTGCTGTTGCATTCGAGAGGGGTGGTCATCTTATGGCAACTGCAGGTCTTGACAAGAAGATTAAGATTTGGGATCTCAGGAAGTATGAGGTTGTGCATACACACGCTGCACGAGCTGAGTCCTTGGATTTCAGCCAGAAGGGGTTGTTGGCCGCCAGTGATGGATCTCTAGTTGAGATATACAGGGATGCTGGGGGCCATGATTATAAAGTTTATTTGAAGCATAGGATGGTAAAGGGATATCAGGTCGGTAAGGTTTTGTTCCGCCCTTACGAGGATATCTGTTCGATTGGGCACTCCACGGGGTTTTCTTCCATTCTCGTTCCTGGATCAGGCGAGGCCAACTTTGATACCTTTGTTGAGAACCCTGTGGAGACTGCCAagcaaaggagggagagggaggtgcatgCTCTCCTCAATAAGCTTCAGCCGGAGACTGTGATGCTTAACCCAAATATGATCGGTAACGTGAGACAGccaaagaagaaagagaagaagacGAAAAAAGAAGTCGAGGAGGAGATTGAAGATGCGGTGGAGGCCGCCAAGAGCACGAAGGTGAAGAATAAGACCAAGGGCAGGAGCAAACCCAGCAAGCGGgccaagaagaaggaagaagaggtCCTCAGAGCCAAGAGGCCTCTACTGGACCAGTACAATGAAATCGGTGGGCATCCCGACAAGAAACAGCGGGTCGGCGACAAGGCCGAGCTGCCAAAGGCCCTGCAGCGGTTTGCCAAGAACAAGCAATCATGA